CAGGTAGTCCCCGGTCGTGCGGAGCTCGGCGCGGTGCGCGGTGAACTGCGGGCCGAAGATGTCGCCCGTGCCGCCGGTGTGGGTGAGCAGGTGGTGCGGCGTCACCTTCGACGCGACGTCCGCGTTCGGGTAGTCCGCGAGGTAGGTGCCGAACGGCGTGTCCAGGCGCACCGTCCCGGCCTGCACCAGCTGAAGCGCCGCCACCGCGGTCAGCATCTTGTTCATGGATCCCACGCGGAACTGCGTCAGCGGCGTGTTCGGCACGCCCCGCTCCCGGTCGGCGAGGCCGTAGGCGCCCTCGAACAGCGTGCGCCCGTCGCGGGCCACGAGCACGGCGCCGGAGAACTCGCCGGCGGCCGTGGCCGCCTCCAGCCGCGCGCGGAGCGTGGTCGCGAACGCCGAGTCCGCCGCCGCCTGGGCCTCGGCCGGTCCGGGTACGGTGGGCTCGGGAGCGCAGCACGCGGCGCAGGCCAGCAGGGCGAGGGCAGCAACGATCCGCATGGAGGTCCTCCCTGTTCGGCGGGTGGGGTTCACGATCAGCTCGCCGGGACGAGGGCGTCGAGCTCGATCTGCCCGTTCAGCCCCGCGATTGCCTTTCCTCGTTCGTTCATACGCCCCAGCGAGGCTGTACGTAGGCGCGCGCACGAACGCCCCCGTGGCTCGTGTCATCGGAAGGTCGAACACAGGTCGTTGTGCCGGACATGACGGGAGCGGAGCGAGGCGGCGACGGAGGATCCAGCCATCAACGTTCTTGCGCGCGTTTCATGGACAACGCGAATGCCTCGCGGCCGCCGTCCGCGGCCGCGAGGCAATCGCCGCTGGCGCGGCGGGTCGTGCGCGACGCCCACGGGCAGATGGGCCCGTGGTGACGCGTGAGGGAGTGGGCTAGAGCGCGCCGACCTCGGCCCGCGCGGGGGGCGCGGCCGGGGCCGCGGCGGGATGGTGCTCCGCCAGCCGCTCCTGCCGCCGGCCGAGCCAGACGCCCAGGACGGCCCAGGCCAGGGCAAGCGGCACGGAGACGGAGATCAGCGCCGCGAGCCCCGTCCCCAGGCGCCCCAGCACCCCCTCCACCTGTGCGCCCACCACGTCGCCGCCGCGGTAGACGAAGGTGTCGATGAAGGCCTTCGACTTGTACTTGTCGGCGCGGCTGACCACGGTGAAGAGCGTCTCGCGCGCGGGGCGCATGATGGCGCGCTGCACCGCGTTGAAAGCCGCCTGAAGGACGACCAGCGTCGCCAGCGAGGCCACCAGCGCCAGCCCCAGGAACCCCAGCGCCACGGTGACCGGGAGCAGGGCCAGCGTCACCGGAATCCCCAGGTGCTTCATCAGCTTTCCCGCCACCAGCGCCTGCAGCACCAGGGTGGCGATCTGCGTGTACAGGTCGATCTGCGCGAAGACCGTGGTGCGCATGTCCAGGTCCTCGCCCAGCGCGGCCACCATCTGCAGGCGGGTGAAGTAGATGAAGGTGGCGACCACCGCCAGGATCAGCATGTACGCCGCGATGCCGGCCAGGTACGGCGAGCGGAACACCGCCTTCAGCCCGTACCACGCGCTCCCGCCGATCACCGCGCGCTCGTCCACCGCGGGGGGCGACTCGGAGTCGTCCACGTCCGCGGGGCGGGCGTGCTCCGGCTGCAGGTGCGCCACCGCCCGCACCGAGAGCACCGCCAGCCCCAGCGAGCCCGCCGCCACCAGCAGGAGCCCGGCCGTCCCCAGCGGCTCCGCGAGTCGCGAGGCCAGCCAGGGCCCGGCGATGGCGCCCAGCGTGCCTCCCACCGCGATCACCCCGAAGAGCCGCTTGCTCTGTTCCAGCGAGAAGCG
This Longimicrobium sp. DNA region includes the following protein-coding sequences:
- a CDS encoding serine hydrolase domain-containing protein, whose product is MRIVAALALLACAACCAPEPTVPGPAEAQAAADSAFATTLRARLEAATAAGEFSGAVLVARDGRTLFEGAYGLADRERGVPNTPLTQFRVGSMNKMLTAVAALQLVQAGTVRLDTPFGTYLADYPNADVASKVTPHHLLTHTGGTGDIFGPQFTAHRAELRTTGDYL
- a CDS encoding NTP/NDP exchange transporter; this encodes MTAILQRFTQVRREEAAPVLASALSFFFILTALMVLRPAREALGMQRGIEAIRWLFVGTAVVTLAVNPVFGMLVSRTRRLVFINATYLFFAASLLVFYALLVMAPAAIGETSGMVFFVWFSVFNLFATMVFWGLMADRFSLEQSKRLFGVIAVGGTLGAIAGPWLASRLAEPLGTAGLLLVAAGSLGLAVLSVRAVAHLQPEHARPADVDDSESPPAVDERAVIGGSAWYGLKAVFRSPYLAGIAAYMLILAVVATFIYFTRLQMVAALGEDLDMRTTVFAQIDLYTQIATLVLQALVAGKLMKHLGIPVTLALLPVTVALGFLGLALVASLATLVVLQAAFNAVQRAIMRPARETLFTVVSRADKYKSKAFIDTFVYRGGDVVGAQVEGVLGRLGTGLAALISVSVPLALAWAVLGVWLGRRQERLAEHHPAAAPAAPPARAEVGAL